In the genome of Apostichopus japonicus isolate 1M-3 chromosome 15, ASM3797524v1, whole genome shotgun sequence, one region contains:
- the LOC139980739 gene encoding histamine H2 receptor-like — MAEWVWLSQENSSLNSGNMTEGNNDIWGRGVSLFLSIVLSLIIVVSATGNSLVLFVILGSKRMRTKTNTFIANLAVADLGVTVLCMPFSLVTLLVGDYKFGMVVCNINAFCDALFLVASIHGLTGISLQKYFALVRPLSRVITRRRIKYMIAMAWLTATVSAIGPLIGWSENTYKPGSSQCGPKYPETIGEYLHGYYNLVVALVIPLLVCLFVYISVFNASRQYSKRLQRNTTFDVERIFKQQIQIVKTIFVIVITFFFCWTPYFIYAAWVLWGDHNNIPFWFNTVAYMSGFANSALNPIIYALRTVSFKRELRKMFGFAKSGSPDSSEIRSQVNSTAHLTNQAFKSLTQRAATGKLKPAYSAESFQFINILIQHDAISVKDQRFLEVYRNSKNATTSEINIHQEVWKDLSSELRQGTSEERLTKKERIFSDGYKDELEKRHFDVEDKLPKLLSYKSCPT, encoded by the exons ATGGCGGAATGGGTATGGTTATCTCAGGAAAATTCTTCCCTTAATTCCGGTAATATGACTGAAGGAAATAATGACATATGGGGAAGAGGAGTCTCATTATTTTTGTCTATAGTTTTATCGTTAATTATAGTTGTAAGTGCTACTGGTAATTCCCTcgttctatttgttatattagGATCAAAGAGAATGAGAACGAAAACTAACACTTTCATTGCGAATCTAGCGGTCGCCGATTTGGGAGTTACCGTGCTCTGCATGCCGTTCTCTTTGGTTACGCTACTCGTCGGGGACTATAAGTTTGGCATGGTTGTTTGTAATATAAACGCTTTCTGCGACGCACTGTTTCTGGTTGCGTCCATCCATGGGCTAACGGGAATCAGCTTACAGAAGTACTTTGCTCTTGTAAGGCCATTAAGCAGAGTAATAACGCGAAGACGCATCAAGTATATGATAGCGATGGCGTGGCTAACTGCCACCGTCTCTGCGATCGGTCCGTTAATTGGATGGTCCGAAAACACCTACAAACCGGGATCTTCTCAATGCGGGCCAAAATATCCCGAGACTATTGGCGAATATTTACATGGTTATTATAACCTGGTAGTCGCATTGGTGATTCCACTTTTGGTATgtctatttgtttatatatcagTGTTCAACGCTTCTCGACAATACAGTAAAAGATTGCAACGGAACACCACGTTTGATGTCGAGAGAATATTTAAGCAACAGATACAAATCGTGAAAACTATCTTTGTCATTGTAATCACGTTTTTCTTTTGCTGGACGCCATATTTCATATATGCCGCTTGGGTACTTTGGGGAGACCATAATAATATTCCATTTTGGTTTAATACGGTTGCCTATATGAGCGGTTTTGCCAACTCGGCACTAAACCCAATTATTTATGCACTTAGAACGGTTTCATTCAAACGGGAGTTAAGAAAGATGTTTGGATTTGCCAAGTCCGGATCGCCTGACAGTAGTG AGATCAGAAGCCAAGTTAATTCAACAGCTCATCTGACAAATCAAGCCTTCAAATCTCTAACGCAAAGAGCAGCAACAGGCAAACTTAAGCCAGCCTACAGTGCTGAAAGCTTCCAGTTcataaacattttaatacaGCATGACGCAATCTCTGTGAAGGACCAACGCTTCCTGGAAGTTTATAGAAACTCGAAAAATGCCACAACTAGTGAAATAAACATCCACCAAGAAGTCTGGAAGGATCTCTCGTCCGAGCTGAGACAGGGGACTTCAGAGGAAAGACTGACAAAGAAGGAGAGAATATTTAGTGATGGCTACAAAGATGAACTAGAGAAACGCCACTTTGATGTCGAAGATAAATTACCTAAACTTTTATCTTACAAATCTTGTCCCACATGA